The Astatotilapia calliptera chromosome 17, fAstCal1.2, whole genome shotgun sequence genome has a segment encoding these proteins:
- the osbpl8 gene encoding oxysterol-binding protein-related protein 8 isoform X7 yields MQHAELREQHATSAAIVCGDDTVLLTQTPSRMSQRQVKERDKEREKEREKEVGLQTPNREQLASPSTLSPGVSYSHGFERGKEDLLPLPLKEDSHSISKSKSETKLYNGSDKDVSASGGKLTKKESLKVQKKNYREEKKRATKELLSTITDPSVIVMADWLKIRGTLKSWTKLWCVLKPGVLLIYKTHKNGQWVGTVLLNACELIERPSKKDGFCFKLFHPLEQSIWAVKGPKGEAVGSITQPLPSSHLIFRAASESDGRCWMDALELALKCSSLLKRTMIREGKDDMSTVGTGGEHSINFYSLLRAHNIHGFQFNDSDHLKDPDLYSDKSDREGEQDHEESDPEGLEKSEESDSDTSERQDDSYIDLDPNEHLRETPYLEQSQEELGEAGEAAQTETVSEENKSLIWTLLKQVRPGMDLSKVVLPTFILEPRSFLDKLSDYYFHADFLSEAAIEENAYNRMKKVVKWYISGFYKKPKGLKKPYNPIIGETFRCMWLHQKTNSKTFYMAEQVSHHPPVSAFYVSNRKDGFCLSGSILAKSKFYGNSLSAILDGEARLTFLNRGEDYVMNMPYAHCKGILYGTMTLELGGHVTIACEKTGYSAQLEFKLKRQPFLGSSDCVNQISGKIKLGKEVLATLEGHWDSEIFINDKKTGIVDTFWNPTTELRQSRLTRCTVPLEEQGESESERLWQHVTRAINNKDQTEATNEKFILEEAQRKSARERKAKCEEWSPALFEQDPITGEWHYKYADTRPWDPLNDLIQFEKDGCIQTKVRHRTPMVRSGSLISLSNQGPRRDNCKCQVTVPKRKHKSDKPKSPESGCSSPEPDHQDSSGSERHKSKHNNRLRKKGADLSELQSAIESIKQTQEDINRTITVLRSRAASRVEGSSFLQQRDYIIIIFLIFLQVLINYIFK; encoded by the exons GTTTTGAGAGAGGGAAGGAGGACCTCTTGCCACTGCCTTTGAAAGAGGACTCTCATTCCATATCTAAGAGCAAG TCTGAAACAAAGCTGTACAATGGTTCAGACAAGGATGTGTCGGCGTCTGGGGGGAAGCTCACCAAAAAGGAGTCCCTCAAG GTGCAGAAGAAGAACTACAGGGAAGAAAAGAAGAGGGCAACCAAGGAGCTGCTCAGCACCATCACTGATCCTTCTGTCATCGTCATGGCCGACTGGCTAAAG ATCCGTGGCACTCTGAAAAGCTGGACCAAGCTGTGGTGTGTGCTGAAGCCGGGCGTCCTGCTCATCtacaaaactcacaaaaacGGGCAGTGGGTGGGAACGGTGCTGCTCAATGCCTGCGAGCTCATCGAGAGGCCCTCCAAGAAAGACGGCTTCTGCTTCAAACTCTTTCACCCCCTGGAGCAGTCCATCTGGGCTGTCAAG GGTCCTAAAGGAGAAGCAGTCGGCTCCATCACGCAGCCGTTACCCAGCAGCCACCTCATTTTCCGTGCTGCCTCTGAGTCTGATG GCCGATGCTGGATGGATGCCTTGGAGCTGGCCCTGAAGTGCTCCAGCCTGCTGAAGAGGACCATGATCCGTGAGGGGAAGGATGACATGAGCACTGTAGGCACTGGTGGGGAACACTCCATTAATTTCTACAGCCTCCTCAGAGCCCACAACATACACGGTTTCCA GTTCAATGACAGCGACCATTTGAAAGACCCGGACCTGTACTCAGACAAGTCAGATCGGGAAGGAGAGCAGGACCACGAGGAGTCAGATCCAGAGGGGCTGGAGAAAAGTGAGGAGAGTGACAGCGACACATCAGAGCGTCAGGACGACTCGTACATTGACCTGGACCCAAATGAGCATCTGCGTGAAACCCCATACCTGGAACAGTCCCAGGAAGAGTTAGGAGAG GCTGGTGAAGCTGCTCAGACAGAAACCGTATCAGAGGAGAACAAGTCTCTGATCTGGACCCTGCTGAAGCAGGTTCGACCTGGCATGGACCTGTCCAAGGTTGTGTTACCCACTTTTATCCTGGAGCCAAGATCCTTTCTGGACAAACTCTCTGATTACTACTTCCATGCAGACTTCCTGTCAGA GGCTGCAATTGAAGAGAATGCCTATAACCGGATGAAGAAGGTGGTAAAGTGGTACATCTCTGGATTTTACAAAAAGCCAAAG GGGTTGAAGAAGCCCTACAATCCCATTATTGGAGAGACGTTCCGCTGCATGTGGCTCCATCAGAAGACCAATAGCAAGACCTTCTACATGGCAGAACAG gtATCTCATCACCCTCCAGTATCGGCCTTCTATGTCAGTAACAGGAAGGACGGATTCTGCCTCAGTGGAAGCATCCTCGCCAAGTCCAAGTTCTATG GAAACTCGCTGTCGGCTATACTGGACGGGGAGGCTCGCCTCACTTTTCTCAACCGAGGGGAGGACTATGTGATGAACATGCCCTATGCTCACTGTAAAG GTATCCTATATGGAACCATGACTCTGGAGCTGGGTGGTCATGTCACCATTGCTTGTGAGAAAACAGGCTACAGTGCACAGCTGGAGTTCAAACTGAAG CGACAG CCTTTCCTGGGCAGCAGTGACTGTGTTAATCAAATCTCTGGAAAGATCAAGCTGGGAAAGGAGGTGTTAGCTACACTAGAAGGACACTGG GATAGTGAGATCTTCATTAATGATAAGAAGACTGGGATAGTGGACACTTTCTGGAACCCCACGACGGAGCTGAGGCAGAGCCGACTGACTCGTTGCACCGTCCCACTAGAGGAGCAGGGAGAGTCTGAGTCAGAAAG ACTGTGGCAACACGTGACACGAGCCATCAACAACAAGGACCAGACCGAAGCCACCAATGAGAAGTTCATActggaggaagctcagaggaAGTCGGCGCGTGAGCGGAAAGCCAAATGTGAGGAGTGGAGTCCTGCCCTGTTCGAGCAGGACCCCATCACCGGAGAGTGGCATTACAAATATGCCGA CACAAGGCCTTGGGATCCACTCAATGACCTGATCCAGTTCGAGAAAGATGGCTGTATCCAGACCAAGGTCCGACACCGCACCCCTATGGTACGTTCTGGCAGTCTTATTAGTCTGAGTAACCAGGGGCCGCGGAGGGACAATTGCAAATGCCAG GTAACGGTGCCAAAGAGGAAACACAAGAGTGACAAGCCCAAGAGTCCAGAGAGCGGCTGCTCCTCACCTGAACCCGACCACCAGGACTCATCCGGCAGCGAAC GACACAAAAGCAAGCATAACAATCGGCTGAGGAAAAAAGGAGCAGACCTCAGCGAACTTCAAAGTGCCATTGAATCCATAAAGCAGACGCAGGAGGACATTAACAG gacCATCACCGTGCTGCGGAGTCGTGCCGCGAGTCGGGTGGAGGGCAGCTCCTTCCTCCAGCAGCGTGactacatcatcatcatttttctCATCTTCCTTCAGGTCCTGATCAACTACATCTTCAAGTAG